Proteins encoded within one genomic window of Nakamurella alba:
- a CDS encoding ArsR/SmtB family transcription factor — translation MDRTARAVADPTRRRILEILREGPAPAGALASAFAISRPAVSRHLRVLREGGLVEEQVRGRVHEYRLVIGPLTELRDWLTGLTGAGIVDPADRETAWQRRFDALDTEVRRTGRDRRRGQATPPADLTESTHHAGSDHHAGSDHHAGPDHPARTTGSPDQHRKPDLHPTEETA, via the coding sequence ATGGATCGCACCGCGCGGGCAGTGGCCGACCCCACGCGCCGGCGGATCCTGGAGATCCTGCGCGAGGGGCCGGCCCCAGCGGGTGCGCTGGCGTCCGCCTTCGCCATCAGCCGTCCCGCGGTCAGCCGGCACCTCCGCGTCCTCCGCGAGGGCGGCCTGGTGGAGGAGCAGGTGCGGGGTCGGGTGCACGAGTACCGGCTGGTGATCGGCCCGCTCACCGAGCTCCGCGACTGGCTCACCGGCCTGACCGGGGCGGGGATCGTCGACCCCGCGGACCGGGAGACGGCGTGGCAGCGCCGGTTCGATGCCCTGGACACCGAGGTACGGCGGACTGGCCGAGACCGGCGGAGGGGTCAGGCCACCCCACCTGCCGACCTCACCGAGTCCACCCACCACGCCGGGTCCGACCACCACGCCGGGTCCGACCACCACGCCGGGCCCGACCATCCCGCCCGGACCACCGGCAGCCCGGATCAGCACCGCAAACCTGACCTCCACCCCACCGAGGAGACCGCATGA
- a CDS encoding SRPBCC family protein, protein MTPTPTGRVIGTDLVLTRQFAGPIEDVWASVTDPERTARWIGRWEGGTGAGSTGRLQLGFEESAPWSDFTITACEPPRHVAVATADDAGQWRLEITLEQQDTGTLLTFVHHLDDTDGVGDIGPGWEYYLDQLVASREGRPLPDFGDYHPAMSEHFAAQVRY, encoded by the coding sequence ATGACCCCCACCCCGACCGGCCGGGTCATCGGCACCGATCTGGTGCTGACCAGGCAGTTCGCCGGACCGATCGAGGACGTCTGGGCCTCGGTCACCGACCCTGAGCGCACCGCCCGGTGGATCGGGCGGTGGGAGGGCGGCACCGGGGCCGGATCCACCGGCCGGCTGCAGCTCGGTTTCGAGGAAAGTGCGCCGTGGTCGGACTTCACCATCACCGCCTGCGAGCCGCCGCGGCACGTCGCCGTCGCGACCGCCGACGACGCCGGGCAGTGGCGACTGGAGATCACTCTCGAGCAGCAGGACACCGGCACGCTGTTGACCTTCGTCCACCACCTCGACGACACCGACGGCGTCGGCGACATCGGACCGGGGTGGGAGTACTACCTGGACCAGCTCGTCGCGTCCCGGGAGGGCCGTCCGCTGCCCGACTTCGGCGACTACCACCCGGCGATGAGCGAGCACTTCGCCGCGCAGGTCCGCTACTGA
- a CDS encoding MBL fold metallo-hydrolase → MRICATCAVEFDEPVPDVCPICEDERQWMPAEGQIWTSIDELAGNGQRLTVHEVEPDMLGIRADPGLGIGQLMTATRTSAGVVLWDPTGYADEATADRIRQHGEVIAIATSHPHMYGVQLEWSSLLGDVPVLACAADREWLGRKDDRIEFWSGEHRVADDYVLHQVGGHFVGSAVAHWAAGAEGRGVLLVGDTVFPNPDRRTISFQRSYPNRLPLSGAVVDRITTALEGLDFDRVYGNFGNCIERDARQVLRASADRHIGWVRGDFDHLT, encoded by the coding sequence ATGAGGATCTGTGCGACCTGCGCCGTCGAGTTCGACGAGCCGGTTCCGGACGTCTGCCCGATCTGCGAGGACGAACGGCAGTGGATGCCGGCCGAGGGGCAGATCTGGACCTCGATCGACGAACTGGCGGGCAACGGCCAACGGCTGACCGTGCACGAGGTCGAGCCGGACATGCTCGGCATCCGGGCCGATCCCGGGCTGGGCATCGGACAGCTGATGACGGCCACCCGGACGAGCGCCGGCGTGGTGCTGTGGGATCCGACCGGGTACGCCGACGAGGCCACGGCGGATCGGATCCGGCAGCACGGCGAGGTGATCGCCATCGCGACCAGCCATCCGCACATGTACGGCGTGCAGCTCGAGTGGTCGTCGCTGCTCGGCGACGTCCCGGTGCTGGCGTGTGCCGCCGACCGGGAGTGGTTGGGGCGCAAGGACGACCGGATCGAGTTCTGGTCGGGGGAGCACCGGGTCGCCGACGACTACGTGCTGCACCAGGTCGGTGGGCACTTCGTCGGTAGCGCGGTCGCCCACTGGGCGGCCGGGGCGGAGGGGCGTGGCGTGCTGCTGGTCGGCGACACGGTCTTCCCGAACCCGGACCGCCGCACCATCAGCTTCCAGCGCAGCTACCCGAACCGGCTGCCGTTGTCCGGCGCGGTCGTCGACCGGATCACCACGGCGCTCGAGGGGCTGGACTTCGACCGGGTCTACGGCAACTTCGGCAACTGCATCGAGCGTGACGCCCGGCAGGTGCTGCGCGCTTCCGCCGATCGTCACATCGGTTGGGTGCGAGGGGATTTCGACCACCTCACCTGA
- the tuf gene encoding elongation factor Tu codes for MAKAKFDRSKPHVNIGTIGHVDHGKTTLTAAITKVLADKYPAINTASAFDQIDKAPEERQRGITINIAHVEYSTDKRHYAHVDAPGHADYIKNMITGAAQMDGAILVVAATDGPMPQTKEHVLLARQVGVPYILVALNKSDMVDDEEILELVELEVRELLAAQEFDEDAPVVRTSGLKALEGDPVWVKTVEDLMDAVDESVPDPERDTDKPFLMPIEDVFTITGRGTVVTGKVERGTINVNETVEIVGIKPKSFQTTVTGIEMFRKLLDSAQAGDNAGLLLRGTKREDVERGQVVVKPGSITPHTEFEAQVYILGKDEGGRHTPFFNNYRPQFFFRTTDVTGVVSLPEGTEMVMPGDTTEMTVALIQPIAIEEGLRFAIREGGRTVGAGSVTKIVK; via the coding sequence GTGGCGAAGGCGAAGTTCGACCGGAGCAAGCCGCATGTCAACATCGGCACCATCGGTCACGTCGACCACGGCAAGACGACCCTGACCGCGGCCATCACCAAGGTCCTGGCAGACAAGTACCCGGCCATCAACACGGCCTCGGCCTTCGATCAGATCGACAAGGCCCCCGAGGAGCGTCAGCGCGGCATCACCATCAACATCGCGCACGTCGAGTACTCCACCGACAAGCGTCACTACGCGCACGTGGATGCCCCGGGTCACGCGGACTACATCAAGAACATGATCACCGGTGCCGCCCAGATGGACGGCGCGATCCTGGTCGTGGCCGCCACCGACGGCCCGATGCCGCAGACCAAGGAGCACGTGCTCCTGGCCCGCCAGGTCGGCGTGCCCTACATCCTGGTCGCGCTGAACAAGTCCGACATGGTGGACGACGAGGAGATCCTGGAGCTCGTCGAGCTCGAGGTCCGCGAGCTGCTGGCCGCCCAGGAGTTCGACGAGGACGCGCCGGTCGTGCGCACCTCCGGCCTGAAGGCCCTCGAGGGCGACCCGGTGTGGGTCAAGACCGTCGAGGACCTGATGGACGCCGTCGACGAGTCCGTTCCGGACCCGGAGCGCGACACCGACAAGCCGTTCCTGATGCCGATCGAGGACGTCTTCACGATCACCGGTCGTGGCACCGTCGTCACCGGCAAGGTCGAGCGCGGCACCATCAACGTGAACGAGACCGTCGAGATCGTCGGCATCAAGCCGAAGTCGTTCCAGACCACGGTCACCGGCATCGAGATGTTCCGCAAGCTGCTCGACTCGGCGCAGGCGGGCGACAACGCCGGTCTGCTGCTGCGTGGCACCAAGCGCGAGGACGTCGAGCGCGGCCAGGTCGTCGTGAAGCCGGGTTCGATCACTCCGCACACCGAGTTCGAGGCCCAGGTCTACATCCTGGGCAAGGACGAGGGCGGGCGTCACACCCCCTTCTTCAACAACTACCGCCCGCAGTTCTTCTTCCGCACCACCGACGTCACCGGCGTCGTCTCGCTGCCCGAGGGCACCGAGATGGTCATGCCGGGCGACACCACCGAGATGACCGTCGCGCTGATCCAGCCGATCGCCATCGAGGAGGGCCTGCGCTTCGCCATCCGCGAGGGCGGCCGCACCGTCGGTGCCGGCTCGGTCACCAAGATCGTCAAGTGA